From a region of the Daphnia pulicaria isolate SC F1-1A chromosome 1, SC_F0-13Bv2, whole genome shotgun sequence genome:
- the LOC124331569 gene encoding flocculation protein FLO11-like isoform X2, with protein sequence MKTLAETTTTTAVVAENGDLERKERESRSLALEKAYVHDVYDQLSHHFSEERYRPWPRVRQFLEQLEPGSLVCDAGCGNGKYLQVNPSIFKVGSDRCAASVDVARRKDHEVLICDALNLPYRDESFDAALSIAVIHHLATRDRRVRALRELARILRVGGRILITVWAKEQRHRKFESQDILVPWRTPDRSSSEEKAEVGGNEHGSIATTTTTTSDEDVTHYHAYSQTSESDSCYSCSKVHHSRCPSDCSGCLAVAGTSTAADGELPPPRRRHHRPHHKGRSFDPHRPSCSSQSSSDLSSPSDSCYSFVRKALQKLASTRRAVGNGHHRRSWFTLGESIEHQHGAWSCAALEATDPSNELPIELRHLDSEEDGALLGSAAGMTQTNERISRSSPPSLGGKGDSSIFFGSEPPAVAEQNNAADSSSSISPILPRRSSSSSLAAGGVSSSSSTGTQQPSQQSHGSRSLSLSDLLHSLPVSVSSWLRHRLSEEDASSSLISPGSELERPIDPYSPPPPSDQDQIRRSVRPMLTKQKRVVQIFESYCEEEDDPGLLVPVAPPDDRQSSLSLPKAQARVFKQGSMNDSLLSAERLKEREKLKQSLLPRQVTWSGAPTSSPLVVPESSPRPSPPPPLPPQPSVTPPAKQTPTNRPPPSPLPPPPAPPLEIGDALKDFTSLRNGFVRIWQTLRGDSSSSSSSSSSSKTHLLLDDRNCDKPWLLDSPTGNETPHPARSLPQRRPPSLLEKRIKSFCGWGIAEESATGPMSPSPRRLPPVAGSEEDFFNFSLPRCCADQDLTFSRSVHPHRLSCQREEGSDSSSKDSSLQSDTSVDSEDSCVSVIYVPRPGDHKGELEGNGLMVDPSVAKTRNNSSSSSDGSPKVKVFPTLLSFAAEMTDPAPVKSPGMTAAQQEGQQTTNSPQRQSCLRQPNALAASNETGSDEVLTRSVIPHFQQQQQQARPVHRLLSFEVFNPETDDMDSDSDCGDNSSTTSESSSSNSAGSVISVGDPMWPAFQDRRQTILSGSSLDFQTSASCDLVSSEQADNSLIKQDSNDSWPASIEDPSAQLTSSSHTSRHNQSSPVSLVATGIQESQESKSSPSPSLGESSTGGSSAKQQQQQEIHSDVEEWRVRSSLGPLDECHEEEGAELGDAFQYNKSLQQQQQTQQSAGVQQQQQQWKLEKVKGSFSASTSSLDSSISAPSYSSARQSSSASAISTASEMRKSSDDSTGFMSTLPLLRSRVANCVAASSAAAGASASSTTGFHQIPSTAGSGGTGIRASGNKPINCGDDEFCSKPLNKMLLGGCGGDQRQRSADRDSSLSISTSQDSLPSDAGGSNMGSGGGGGNSGTVTLHRYYHVFRQGELDQLIERYVDSLHIISSYYDHANHCVVAEKVHVWTI encoded by the exons ATGAAAACCTTGGcggaaacgacgacgacgacggccgtaGTTGCTGAAAATGGcgatttggagagaaaagaaagagaatcaCGTTCGCTGGCCCTGGAAAAAGCTTACGTCCACG ATGTCTACGACCAGCTGTCGCATCATTTCTCCGAGGAGCGCTACCGGCCATGGCCCCGCGTACGTCAGTTCCTCGAACAGCTTGAACCCGGATCTCTCGTCTGCGATGCGG GCTGCGGCAACGGTAAATACCTGCAAGTCAACCCATCCATCTTCAAAGTGGGCTCGGACCGTTGCGCCGCATCGGTGGACGTCGCCCGACGCAAAGATCACGAG GTGCTGATTTGTGACGCTCTCAACCTGCCATATCGCGACGAGAGCTTCGACGCCGCATTGTCTATCGCCGTCATTCA TCACCTGGCGACGAGAGACAGGCGAGTGCGGGCGTTGCGGGAATTGGCGCGGATCCTGCGAGTGGGCGGACGCATCCTCATCACCGTTTGGGCTAAAGAGCAACGACACCGAAAA TTTGAATCCCAAGACATTCTGGTGCCATGGCGAACGCCCGACCGTTCCAGCAGCGAGGAGAAGGCGGAAGTGGGAGGCAACGAGCACGGGTCCATcgccacgacgacgacgacaacatccGATGAGGATGTCACTCATTATCACGCCTATTCACAAACATCCGAAAGTGATTCCTGTTATTCCTGCAGCAA GGTGCATCACAGTAGGTGTCCGTCCGATTGTTCCGGATGTCTTGCCGTCGCCGGAACTTCCACTGCTGCCGATGGAGAATTGCCACCGCCCAGGAGGAGACATCACCGTCCACATCACAAAGGCAGGTCGTTCGATCCTCACCGCCCGTCGTGCAGTTCCCAGAGCTCGTCGGACCTCTCATCGCCCAGCGACTCCTGTTACAGTTTCGTCCGCAAAGCACTTCAA AAATTAGCGAGCACCAGACGGGCGGTAGGTAACGGCCATCACAGGCGTTCGTGGTTCACTTTGGGTGAAAGCATCGAGCACCAACACGGAGCCTGGAGCTGCGCCGCGCTGGAGGCCACCGATCCGTCTAATGAACTGCCTATCGAGTTGCGTCATTTAGACTCGGAAGAGGACGGCGCTTTGCTGGGCTCGGCGGCCGGAATGACGCAGACGAATGAGCGCATCAGTCGGAGTAGTCCGCCATCGTTGGGCGGCAAGGGCGATTCATCCATCTTTTTCGGATCGGAACCGCCCGCCGTTGCTGAACAGAATAAtgcagcagattcttcatccaGCATCAGCCCCATCTTGCCAAGAcggtcgtcttcttcttcgctggCAGCCGGCGgagtttcctcttcttcctcgacTGGAACTCAACAGCCCAGCCAGCAATCTCACGGAAGTCGGTCGTTGAGTCTCAGCGATCTACTCCACTCGTTGCCCGTCTCGGTCAGCTCCTGGCTGAGGCACCGTCTATCAGAGGAAGACGCCAGCAGTAGCCTCATTTCGCCCGGAAGTGAGCTGGAACGGCCAATCGACCCTTATTCACCTCCGCCGCCGTCGGATCAAGACCAAATCCGTCGATCCGTCAGGCCAATGTTGACCAAACAGAAACGAGTCGTACAAATATTCGAGTCCTATTGTGAAGAGGAAGACGATCCAGGGCTACTAGTTCCGGTGGCTCCGCCGGATGATCGTCAATCTTCACTCTCTCTGCCAAAAGCACAAGCCCGTGTGTTCAAACAAGGTTCCATGAACGATTCGCTCCTATCGGCCGAGCGGCTCAAAGAACGTGagaaattgaaacaaagtTTGTTACCACGTCAAGTTACCTGGTCAGGCGCTCCTACAAGCTCTCCGCTAGTTGTTCCGGAATCTTCCCCTAGACCATCACCTCCGCCACCACTTCCACCGCAGCCTTCAGTCACTCCGCCAGCCAAACAGACTCCCACAAACAGACCACCACCTTCTCCACTGCCACCTCCGCCGGCTCCTCCATTGGAAATTGGCGACGCTCTCAAAGATTTCACTTCGCTCCGCAATGGATTCGTCCGCATCTGGCAAACACTGCGAGGTGATTCCTCCTCGTCTTCATCGTCGTCCTCTTCATCCAAGACGCATCTGTTGCTAGACGACCGGAATTGCGACAAGCCCTGGCTGCTGGATTCGCCAACTGGCAATGAAACCCCTCATCCGGCGCGCTCATTGCCACAACGGCGTCCACCGTCGTTACTGGAAAAACGGATTAAATCCTTCTGCGGTTGGGGTATTGCCGAAGAATCGGCTACGGGACCGATGAGCCCATCTCCTCGTCGTCTACCACCTGTGGCCGGATCTGAAgaggattttttcaatttctctttGCCCCGCTGCTGCGCCGATCAGGATCTCACTTTCTCCCGCTCGGTTCATCCGCACCGGCTCAGCTGCCAGCGCGAAGAAGGATCAGATTCGTCTTCCAAGGACAGCAGTTTGCAGAGTGACACCAGCGTCGATTCGGAAGACAGTTGCGTTTCCGTCATCTACGTGCCGAGACCGGGAGATCACAAAGGCGAACTGGAAGGCAATGGATTGATGGTGGATCCATCGGTGGCCAAAACGAGAAATAATTCCTCGAGCAGTTCCGACGGATCGCCAAAAGTCAAAGTATTCCCTACTTTGCTTTCCTTTGCGGCGGAAATGACGGATCCAGCGCCGGTCAAAAGTCCTGGAATGACAGCGGCCCAGCAGGAAGGACAGCAGACGACCAACTCTCCACAGAGACAATCGTGCCTTAGGCAACCGAATGCGTTGGCCGCTTCCAATGAAACAGGTTCTGACGAGGTTCTGACCCGGTCAGTAATTCCGCAtttccagcaacagcagcaacaggcgCGGCCCGTCCATCGGCTCCTTTCCTTCGAGGTATTCAATCCAGAGACGGACGACATGGATAGCGACAGTGATTGCGGCGATAACAGCAGCACAACCAGTGAGAGCTCATCCAGTAATTCAGCCGGAAGCGTCATCAGTGTGGGTGATCCAATGTGGCCGGCGTTTCAGGACCGCAGGCAGACCATTCTCAGCGGTTCTTCGCTAGATTTCCAAACATCCGCATCGTGTGATTTGGTCAGCAGTGAACAGGCGGACAACAGTTTGATAAAACAGGATTCCAACGATAGTTGGCCAGCTTCCATCGAAGATCCGTCAGCCCAATTGACGAGTTCTTCGCATACTTCTCGCCACAATCAATCATCGCCGGTCAGTTTAGTGGCCACGGGAATCCAGGAATCTCAAGAATCCAAATCGTCCCCTTCGCCGTCGCTCGGTGAATCCTCAACTGGAGGCTCATCCGccaagcaacaacagcaacaagagATTCATTCCGATGTGGAAGAATGGAGAGTTCGCAGTTCATTAGGTCCGTTGGACGAGTGTCACGAAGAGGAAGGTGCCGAACTGGGCGACGCATTCCAGTATAACAAATcacttcagcagcagcaacaaaccCAACAATCAGCCGgggtccaacaacaacaacaacaatggaaACTGGAAAAAGTCAAAGGTTCTTTTTCAGCTTCCACGTCCAGTTTGGATTCGTCCATTAGCGCTCCGTCTTACTCGAGTGCTCGGCAAAGTTCCAGCGCATCGGCCATCAGCACGGCCAGTGAAATGCGTAAGAGCTCAGACGATTCAACCGGATTCATGTCCACTCTTCCGCTTTTGAGATCGAGAGTCGCCAATTGTGTTGCTGCATCATCCGCCGCCGCCGGAGCTTCCGCCTCATCTACAACCGGATTTCATCA
- the LOC124331569 gene encoding flocculation protein FLO11-like isoform X1, with protein sequence MAIWREKKENHVRWPWKKLTSTVLYIIISNYEHYFISDPCSNNVESIGLDVYDQLSHHFSEERYRPWPRVRQFLEQLEPGSLVCDAGCGNGKYLQVNPSIFKVGSDRCAASVDVARRKDHEVLICDALNLPYRDESFDAALSIAVIHHLATRDRRVRALRELARILRVGGRILITVWAKEQRHRKFESQDILVPWRTPDRSSSEEKAEVGGNEHGSIATTTTTTSDEDVTHYHAYSQTSESDSCYSCSKVHHSRCPSDCSGCLAVAGTSTAADGELPPPRRRHHRPHHKGRSFDPHRPSCSSQSSSDLSSPSDSCYSFVRKALQKLASTRRAVGNGHHRRSWFTLGESIEHQHGAWSCAALEATDPSNELPIELRHLDSEEDGALLGSAAGMTQTNERISRSSPPSLGGKGDSSIFFGSEPPAVAEQNNAADSSSSISPILPRRSSSSSLAAGGVSSSSSTGTQQPSQQSHGSRSLSLSDLLHSLPVSVSSWLRHRLSEEDASSSLISPGSELERPIDPYSPPPPSDQDQIRRSVRPMLTKQKRVVQIFESYCEEEDDPGLLVPVAPPDDRQSSLSLPKAQARVFKQGSMNDSLLSAERLKEREKLKQSLLPRQVTWSGAPTSSPLVVPESSPRPSPPPPLPPQPSVTPPAKQTPTNRPPPSPLPPPPAPPLEIGDALKDFTSLRNGFVRIWQTLRGDSSSSSSSSSSSKTHLLLDDRNCDKPWLLDSPTGNETPHPARSLPQRRPPSLLEKRIKSFCGWGIAEESATGPMSPSPRRLPPVAGSEEDFFNFSLPRCCADQDLTFSRSVHPHRLSCQREEGSDSSSKDSSLQSDTSVDSEDSCVSVIYVPRPGDHKGELEGNGLMVDPSVAKTRNNSSSSSDGSPKVKVFPTLLSFAAEMTDPAPVKSPGMTAAQQEGQQTTNSPQRQSCLRQPNALAASNETGSDEVLTRSVIPHFQQQQQQARPVHRLLSFEVFNPETDDMDSDSDCGDNSSTTSESSSSNSAGSVISVGDPMWPAFQDRRQTILSGSSLDFQTSASCDLVSSEQADNSLIKQDSNDSWPASIEDPSAQLTSSSHTSRHNQSSPVSLVATGIQESQESKSSPSPSLGESSTGGSSAKQQQQQEIHSDVEEWRVRSSLGPLDECHEEEGAELGDAFQYNKSLQQQQQTQQSAGVQQQQQQWKLEKVKGSFSASTSSLDSSISAPSYSSARQSSSASAISTASEMRKSSDDSTGFMSTLPLLRSRVANCVAASSAAAGASASSTTGFHQIPSTAGSGGTGIRASGNKPINCGDDEFCSKPLNKMLLGGCGGDQRQRSADRDSSLSISTSQDSLPSDAGGSNMGSGGGGGNSGTVTLHRYYHVFRQGELDQLIERYVDSLHIISSYYDHANHCVVAEKVHVWTI encoded by the exons ATGGcgatttggagagaaaagaaagagaatcaCGTTCGCTGGCCCTGGAAAAAGCTTACGTCCACGGTACTATATATAATCATTTCAAACTATGAGCATTACTTTATTAGCGACCCATGTAGTAATAATGTCGAATCCATTGGATTAGATGTCTACGACCAGCTGTCGCATCATTTCTCCGAGGAGCGCTACCGGCCATGGCCCCGCGTACGTCAGTTCCTCGAACAGCTTGAACCCGGATCTCTCGTCTGCGATGCGG GCTGCGGCAACGGTAAATACCTGCAAGTCAACCCATCCATCTTCAAAGTGGGCTCGGACCGTTGCGCCGCATCGGTGGACGTCGCCCGACGCAAAGATCACGAG GTGCTGATTTGTGACGCTCTCAACCTGCCATATCGCGACGAGAGCTTCGACGCCGCATTGTCTATCGCCGTCATTCA TCACCTGGCGACGAGAGACAGGCGAGTGCGGGCGTTGCGGGAATTGGCGCGGATCCTGCGAGTGGGCGGACGCATCCTCATCACCGTTTGGGCTAAAGAGCAACGACACCGAAAA TTTGAATCCCAAGACATTCTGGTGCCATGGCGAACGCCCGACCGTTCCAGCAGCGAGGAGAAGGCGGAAGTGGGAGGCAACGAGCACGGGTCCATcgccacgacgacgacgacaacatccGATGAGGATGTCACTCATTATCACGCCTATTCACAAACATCCGAAAGTGATTCCTGTTATTCCTGCAGCAA GGTGCATCACAGTAGGTGTCCGTCCGATTGTTCCGGATGTCTTGCCGTCGCCGGAACTTCCACTGCTGCCGATGGAGAATTGCCACCGCCCAGGAGGAGACATCACCGTCCACATCACAAAGGCAGGTCGTTCGATCCTCACCGCCCGTCGTGCAGTTCCCAGAGCTCGTCGGACCTCTCATCGCCCAGCGACTCCTGTTACAGTTTCGTCCGCAAAGCACTTCAA AAATTAGCGAGCACCAGACGGGCGGTAGGTAACGGCCATCACAGGCGTTCGTGGTTCACTTTGGGTGAAAGCATCGAGCACCAACACGGAGCCTGGAGCTGCGCCGCGCTGGAGGCCACCGATCCGTCTAATGAACTGCCTATCGAGTTGCGTCATTTAGACTCGGAAGAGGACGGCGCTTTGCTGGGCTCGGCGGCCGGAATGACGCAGACGAATGAGCGCATCAGTCGGAGTAGTCCGCCATCGTTGGGCGGCAAGGGCGATTCATCCATCTTTTTCGGATCGGAACCGCCCGCCGTTGCTGAACAGAATAAtgcagcagattcttcatccaGCATCAGCCCCATCTTGCCAAGAcggtcgtcttcttcttcgctggCAGCCGGCGgagtttcctcttcttcctcgacTGGAACTCAACAGCCCAGCCAGCAATCTCACGGAAGTCGGTCGTTGAGTCTCAGCGATCTACTCCACTCGTTGCCCGTCTCGGTCAGCTCCTGGCTGAGGCACCGTCTATCAGAGGAAGACGCCAGCAGTAGCCTCATTTCGCCCGGAAGTGAGCTGGAACGGCCAATCGACCCTTATTCACCTCCGCCGCCGTCGGATCAAGACCAAATCCGTCGATCCGTCAGGCCAATGTTGACCAAACAGAAACGAGTCGTACAAATATTCGAGTCCTATTGTGAAGAGGAAGACGATCCAGGGCTACTAGTTCCGGTGGCTCCGCCGGATGATCGTCAATCTTCACTCTCTCTGCCAAAAGCACAAGCCCGTGTGTTCAAACAAGGTTCCATGAACGATTCGCTCCTATCGGCCGAGCGGCTCAAAGAACGTGagaaattgaaacaaagtTTGTTACCACGTCAAGTTACCTGGTCAGGCGCTCCTACAAGCTCTCCGCTAGTTGTTCCGGAATCTTCCCCTAGACCATCACCTCCGCCACCACTTCCACCGCAGCCTTCAGTCACTCCGCCAGCCAAACAGACTCCCACAAACAGACCACCACCTTCTCCACTGCCACCTCCGCCGGCTCCTCCATTGGAAATTGGCGACGCTCTCAAAGATTTCACTTCGCTCCGCAATGGATTCGTCCGCATCTGGCAAACACTGCGAGGTGATTCCTCCTCGTCTTCATCGTCGTCCTCTTCATCCAAGACGCATCTGTTGCTAGACGACCGGAATTGCGACAAGCCCTGGCTGCTGGATTCGCCAACTGGCAATGAAACCCCTCATCCGGCGCGCTCATTGCCACAACGGCGTCCACCGTCGTTACTGGAAAAACGGATTAAATCCTTCTGCGGTTGGGGTATTGCCGAAGAATCGGCTACGGGACCGATGAGCCCATCTCCTCGTCGTCTACCACCTGTGGCCGGATCTGAAgaggattttttcaatttctctttGCCCCGCTGCTGCGCCGATCAGGATCTCACTTTCTCCCGCTCGGTTCATCCGCACCGGCTCAGCTGCCAGCGCGAAGAAGGATCAGATTCGTCTTCCAAGGACAGCAGTTTGCAGAGTGACACCAGCGTCGATTCGGAAGACAGTTGCGTTTCCGTCATCTACGTGCCGAGACCGGGAGATCACAAAGGCGAACTGGAAGGCAATGGATTGATGGTGGATCCATCGGTGGCCAAAACGAGAAATAATTCCTCGAGCAGTTCCGACGGATCGCCAAAAGTCAAAGTATTCCCTACTTTGCTTTCCTTTGCGGCGGAAATGACGGATCCAGCGCCGGTCAAAAGTCCTGGAATGACAGCGGCCCAGCAGGAAGGACAGCAGACGACCAACTCTCCACAGAGACAATCGTGCCTTAGGCAACCGAATGCGTTGGCCGCTTCCAATGAAACAGGTTCTGACGAGGTTCTGACCCGGTCAGTAATTCCGCAtttccagcaacagcagcaacaggcgCGGCCCGTCCATCGGCTCCTTTCCTTCGAGGTATTCAATCCAGAGACGGACGACATGGATAGCGACAGTGATTGCGGCGATAACAGCAGCACAACCAGTGAGAGCTCATCCAGTAATTCAGCCGGAAGCGTCATCAGTGTGGGTGATCCAATGTGGCCGGCGTTTCAGGACCGCAGGCAGACCATTCTCAGCGGTTCTTCGCTAGATTTCCAAACATCCGCATCGTGTGATTTGGTCAGCAGTGAACAGGCGGACAACAGTTTGATAAAACAGGATTCCAACGATAGTTGGCCAGCTTCCATCGAAGATCCGTCAGCCCAATTGACGAGTTCTTCGCATACTTCTCGCCACAATCAATCATCGCCGGTCAGTTTAGTGGCCACGGGAATCCAGGAATCTCAAGAATCCAAATCGTCCCCTTCGCCGTCGCTCGGTGAATCCTCAACTGGAGGCTCATCCGccaagcaacaacagcaacaagagATTCATTCCGATGTGGAAGAATGGAGAGTTCGCAGTTCATTAGGTCCGTTGGACGAGTGTCACGAAGAGGAAGGTGCCGAACTGGGCGACGCATTCCAGTATAACAAATcacttcagcagcagcaacaaaccCAACAATCAGCCGgggtccaacaacaacaacaacaatggaaACTGGAAAAAGTCAAAGGTTCTTTTTCAGCTTCCACGTCCAGTTTGGATTCGTCCATTAGCGCTCCGTCTTACTCGAGTGCTCGGCAAAGTTCCAGCGCATCGGCCATCAGCACGGCCAGTGAAATGCGTAAGAGCTCAGACGATTCAACCGGATTCATGTCCACTCTTCCGCTTTTGAGATCGAGAGTCGCCAATTGTGTTGCTGCATCATCCGCCGCCGCCGGAGCTTCCGCCTCATCTACAACCGGATTTCATCA